A stretch of the Cupriavidus sp. EM10 genome encodes the following:
- a CDS encoding endonuclease NucS domain-containing protein, with protein sequence MTTMAGAVRHFVESSPTGVTSREIRDHINAAYPDKWTPGTLTAHLYGCAVNQPRAYLHHKSAEKFLYRADDGRFFIYDESKHGPNVWAPVGEDPLIEQEVETVDAIEQRIEASISFERDVEEHLIRNLGTLEKGLRFVERQVVIDVGRVDILAEDANGRRVVIELKVGDAKDAAVGQIARYLGWYARQDKKPPRGMLIAGDFPEPVRYAAEAVKNLELVRYRVQFAFDSIAVDD encoded by the coding sequence ATGACCACCATGGCAGGTGCTGTCCGCCACTTCGTTGAATCCTCGCCCACCGGTGTCACGTCGCGCGAGATTCGCGACCATATCAACGCTGCATACCCGGACAAATGGACACCCGGCACGCTAACCGCGCATCTCTATGGCTGCGCCGTGAATCAGCCGAGGGCATATCTGCATCACAAGTCGGCAGAGAAGTTTCTCTATCGCGCCGACGATGGGCGCTTCTTTATCTACGACGAGAGCAAGCACGGTCCCAACGTGTGGGCACCGGTTGGTGAAGACCCGTTGATCGAACAGGAAGTCGAAACCGTCGATGCGATCGAACAGCGCATCGAGGCTTCTATAAGCTTCGAGCGGGATGTGGAAGAACATTTGATTCGCAATCTTGGCACGCTCGAGAAGGGATTGCGATTCGTGGAGCGGCAAGTTGTGATCGATGTCGGCCGCGTGGACATCCTTGCGGAAGATGCAAACGGCCGCCGCGTCGTCATCGAATTAAAGGTGGGGGATGCCAAAGACGCCGCGGTGGGGCAGATCGCCCGCTACCTTGGCTGGTACGCTCGCCAAGACAAGAAGCCGCCTCGCGGGATGCTCATCGCCGGCGACTTTCCGGAGCCGGTTCGCTACGCGGCGGAGGCCGTGAAAAATCTTGAGCTGGTCCGGTATCGCGTCCAGTTTGCTTTTGATTCCATTGCTGTCGACGATTAA
- a CDS encoding DNA polymerase Y family protein, giving the protein MEKERVYAATSLAASAGVRMNMRRGGVQTVAPHTLMLDRAPEKEAEALRRVAIALLQFSPNLIEAEEESVLVEVSTSLRLFGGVRRLRSRIRDTAHTMGFSADIGCAPTAQAAWLHARAGGGTSLKIDRFARRMDKLPVGLLPPARPIAEWLDGLGCRTLAQLRRLPRAGLQRRCGKALNETLDRALGEAAEVFDWLEAPPTFTARVELPDRIEHADTILAYGQSLIAQLIGWLVSQHLAVTRLQFELEHERGREAIAPTVMDVSLAEPSWSDGHLVRLLRERLGRLELVAPTIAVRLTVTDVQPLAPPANRFFPSPAAIPRIMPASWNC; this is encoded by the coding sequence ATGGAAAAAGAGCGCGTCTACGCTGCCACTTCCCTCGCTGCTTCCGCTGGCGTGCGGATGAACATGCGGCGCGGTGGCGTGCAAACGGTTGCGCCCCACACCCTGATGCTTGATCGGGCACCAGAAAAAGAAGCGGAGGCGCTTCGGCGTGTTGCGATCGCCTTGCTGCAGTTCTCCCCGAACTTGATTGAGGCGGAGGAGGAATCGGTTCTGGTCGAGGTATCGACGAGTCTGCGCCTGTTCGGCGGTGTTCGGCGACTGCGATCGCGTATTCGCGATACCGCGCACACCATGGGATTCTCGGCGGACATCGGCTGCGCACCGACGGCACAAGCCGCCTGGCTGCATGCGCGGGCGGGCGGCGGCACATCGCTGAAGATTGATCGCTTCGCGCGGAGGATGGACAAGCTGCCTGTCGGATTGCTTCCTCCGGCCCGCCCCATCGCAGAATGGCTCGACGGGCTCGGCTGTCGCACGCTCGCGCAGCTGCGGCGGCTGCCCCGAGCTGGCCTGCAGCGCCGATGCGGCAAAGCTCTCAACGAAACGCTCGACCGCGCCCTCGGCGAAGCCGCCGAGGTGTTCGACTGGCTGGAAGCGCCACCGACCTTCACCGCACGGGTGGAATTACCCGACCGGATCGAGCACGCAGACACCATCCTCGCCTATGGTCAAAGTCTGATTGCCCAACTGATCGGGTGGCTGGTGTCACAGCACCTTGCGGTCACCCGTCTGCAGTTCGAGCTCGAGCACGAGCGAGGACGAGAGGCGATCGCGCCGACGGTCATGGATGTTTCGCTCGCAGAACCGAGCTGGAGCGATGGGCACCTCGTCCGTCTGTTGCGCGAGCGACTAGGTCGGCTGGAGCTCGTTGCACCGACGATCGCTGTCCGACTCACGGTGACGGATGTGCAGCCACTGGCTCCCCCAGCGAATCGCTTTTTCCCGAGCCCGGCGGCAATCCCGAGGATCATGCCCGCGTCATGGAACTGCTGA
- a CDS encoding error-prone DNA polymerase: MSSPLAGGVLPEYAELHCLSNFTFLEGASRAEELVERAAALGYSAIAITDECSLAGIVRAHTEAKAHGLKLVVGASFRLVNADGSPALSIVILARNREGYGNLCELITLARMRASKGAYWLTPRDLEAPDEPYAHLRGMPDCLVLFVPEYAAPAEMIAAQAAWVSRTFSGRAWMALTLHYRPYDDLHRAAVEQAAAANHLRLVAAGHVAMHVRSRKPLQDVMTAIRLGKPVPACGYELSPNAERHLRSRLRLANIYPHRLLTESLHIANLCQFSLDELRYEYPEEVVPDGVSPADYLRSETYIGAHRRFPKGIPHNVQAQIEHELALVRDMDYERYFLTVYDLVRFARSNGILCQGRGSAANSAVCYCLGITEVDPARGNLLFERFISKERGEPPDIDVDFEHQRREEVIQYLYSKYGRDRAALAAAVSTYRPRGALRESGKALGVDPAIVDMVAKAHHWFDSKADLLKRFEESGVDTESELTQRWASMATQLLGFPRHLSQHSGGFVIARGKLSRLVPIENAAMPDRSVIQWDKDDLDAVGLLKVDVLALGMLSAIHRALDLVSEQRGEVFELQDIPAEDPETYEMLCRADSVGVFQVESRAQMSMLPRLRPQTFYDLVIEVAIVRPGPVQGGMVHPYLRRRQGKEPVSYPSPEMEVALSRTLGVPIFQEQVMQVAMLAAGFSAGEADQLRRAMAAWKRKGGLERYYDRIVSGMLERGYEREFAESIFQQIQGFGEYGFPESHAASFALLVYASAWLKCHEPAAFLCALLNSQPMGFYSPSQLVQDAKRHGVTVLPADVAVSGWDSSLESNETGPRVRLGLSLVRGMREESARRIETCRAVRNFDSVTDLARRAELDRHDMQVLAASDALRTLSGNRRQALWEASAAVPDKDLLKVADLAEESPALVPPTEGETILGDYRSMGLTLQRHPLALLRRQLASRRFETAATLASYADRQLARGAGIVTVRQRPGTAKGVLFLTIEDETGNVNVIVWPSVLEKFRKQILNASLLGVYGQWQADGDVRHLVAQYAVDLSPMLGALDTRSRNFC, translated from the coding sequence ATGTCGAGCCCACTCGCCGGCGGCGTACTGCCCGAATATGCCGAGCTTCATTGCCTCTCGAACTTTACGTTCCTGGAGGGCGCGTCCCGCGCCGAAGAACTCGTGGAGCGCGCGGCCGCACTCGGCTATAGCGCGATCGCCATCACAGATGAGTGCTCCCTCGCGGGTATTGTCCGCGCGCACACGGAAGCGAAGGCCCACGGACTGAAACTCGTCGTCGGCGCCTCCTTCCGTCTGGTCAACGCGGATGGCTCCCCTGCCCTTTCCATCGTCATACTGGCCCGCAACCGTGAGGGCTATGGCAACCTCTGCGAGCTCATCACGCTTGCCAGAATGCGCGCGTCGAAAGGCGCGTACTGGCTGACGCCTCGCGATCTGGAAGCCCCTGACGAGCCATACGCCCATCTTCGTGGGATGCCCGACTGCCTCGTGCTGTTTGTGCCCGAGTACGCCGCCCCAGCCGAAATGATCGCCGCGCAGGCGGCGTGGGTGTCCCGCACGTTCTCCGGGCGCGCGTGGATGGCATTGACGCTGCACTATCGGCCCTACGACGATCTGCATCGCGCAGCCGTCGAGCAGGCAGCGGCGGCGAACCATCTGCGCCTCGTCGCCGCTGGCCATGTGGCCATGCACGTCCGGTCACGCAAGCCTCTGCAGGACGTCATGACTGCAATCCGGCTTGGCAAGCCGGTACCGGCATGCGGCTATGAGCTCTCGCCGAACGCTGAACGACATCTGCGATCGCGTCTTCGTTTGGCCAACATTTACCCGCACCGGCTCCTGACCGAGTCGCTCCATATTGCGAATCTCTGCCAGTTCTCCCTGGACGAGCTGCGCTACGAATACCCGGAGGAAGTCGTGCCGGACGGAGTATCGCCGGCGGACTATCTACGCAGTGAAACCTACATCGGCGCGCACCGGCGCTTCCCAAAAGGCATCCCGCACAATGTGCAGGCGCAGATCGAGCATGAGCTCGCGCTCGTGCGCGACATGGACTACGAGCGGTATTTCCTGACCGTGTACGACCTGGTACGCTTCGCCCGCTCCAACGGGATTCTGTGTCAGGGCCGCGGCTCGGCCGCAAACTCGGCGGTGTGCTATTGCCTGGGCATCACCGAAGTGGATCCGGCGCGGGGCAATCTGCTGTTCGAGCGGTTCATCTCGAAAGAGCGTGGCGAGCCGCCCGACATCGACGTGGACTTTGAACACCAGCGACGCGAAGAGGTCATCCAGTATCTCTACTCGAAGTACGGCCGCGACCGGGCCGCGTTGGCCGCCGCGGTATCGACATACCGGCCACGTGGTGCGCTGCGCGAGTCAGGCAAGGCGCTCGGCGTCGATCCCGCGATCGTGGACATGGTGGCCAAGGCGCATCACTGGTTCGATAGCAAGGCGGATCTGCTGAAACGGTTTGAAGAGAGCGGCGTCGACACAGAGAGCGAACTCACACAGCGCTGGGCAAGCATGGCCACGCAGCTGCTCGGCTTCCCGCGCCACTTGTCGCAGCACAGCGGCGGATTCGTCATTGCCCGGGGCAAGCTGTCACGGCTCGTCCCCATCGAGAATGCCGCGATGCCAGACCGCAGCGTCATCCAGTGGGACAAGGACGACCTGGATGCCGTGGGACTACTGAAGGTCGACGTGCTTGCCCTCGGCATGCTCTCTGCGATCCATCGGGCCCTCGACCTTGTGTCCGAGCAACGCGGCGAGGTGTTCGAGTTGCAGGACATCCCGGCCGAAGATCCGGAGACCTACGAAATGCTGTGCCGCGCCGATAGCGTAGGCGTATTTCAGGTCGAATCCCGCGCGCAGATGTCGATGCTTCCGCGCCTGCGCCCGCAAACCTTCTACGATCTCGTCATCGAGGTCGCGATCGTGCGCCCCGGCCCGGTACAGGGCGGCATGGTGCATCCCTACCTGCGGCGCCGGCAGGGCAAGGAACCGGTAAGCTATCCCAGTCCGGAAATGGAGGTGGCCCTGTCTCGGACGCTTGGCGTGCCGATCTTTCAGGAGCAGGTCATGCAGGTAGCGATGCTCGCGGCCGGCTTCTCTGCCGGCGAAGCTGACCAGTTACGCCGTGCGATGGCCGCGTGGAAGCGCAAGGGCGGGCTGGAGCGATACTACGATCGCATTGTCAGCGGGATGCTCGAGCGCGGCTACGAGCGGGAGTTCGCCGAATCGATCTTCCAGCAGATCCAGGGCTTCGGCGAGTATGGATTTCCCGAGAGCCATGCCGCGAGTTTCGCCCTTCTTGTCTATGCCAGTGCCTGGCTCAAATGCCACGAGCCTGCCGCGTTCCTCTGCGCCTTGCTCAACAGCCAGCCGATGGGGTTTTACAGCCCGTCGCAGCTGGTGCAGGATGCCAAGCGCCATGGCGTCACCGTGCTGCCGGCAGACGTCGCTGTAAGTGGCTGGGATTCTTCGCTGGAGTCAAACGAAACAGGACCTCGCGTGCGCCTCGGGCTGTCGTTGGTGCGCGGCATGCGGGAAGAATCCGCGCGTCGCATCGAGACATGCCGCGCGGTGCGCAACTTCGACAGCGTCACCGATCTGGCGCGTCGAGCCGAGCTGGACCGCCACGACATGCAGGTACTCGCCGCCAGCGACGCACTGCGCACCCTCTCTGGGAATCGGCGTCAGGCATTGTGGGAAGCGTCGGCAGCCGTACCAGACAAAGATCTGCTCAAGGTCGCCGACTTGGCGGAGGAATCTCCCGCTTTGGTACCGCCGACCGAAGGCGAGACCATTCTCGGCGACTACCGATCTATGGGACTCACGCTGCAACGGCATCCCCTCGCGCTACTGCGCCGCCAGCTGGCCAGTAGACGGTTCGAGACCGCTGCGACGCTTGCTAGCTACGCCGATCGGCAACTCGCACGCGGCGCCGGCATTGTGACGGTTCGGCAACGGCCCGGTACCGCCAAAGGCGTGTTGTTCCTGACAATCGAAGACGAGACCGGCAACGTGAACGTCATCGTGTGGCCGTCAGTCCTCGAAAAGTTTAGGAAGCAGATTCTCAACGCCTCTCTGCTGGGCGTCTACGGCCAATGGCAAGCCGATGGGGATGTCCGGCATCTGGTGGCGCAATACGCCGTCGACCTTTCTCCCATGCTCGGTGCGCTGGATACCCGCAGCCGCAATTTCTGCTGA